A region of the Leeuwenhoekiella sp. MAR_2009_132 genome:
AGCGAACTTACTCCGAACACATCAAAACTGATAGCTCAACTAATTTCTGAAGTTTTTGAGTCCAAATATGTGGCTGTAGTACAAGGTGGTGTTGAGCAATCTCAAAAACTTTTGAATCTAAGATGGGACTATATCTTTTTTACCGGAAGTCCTAAAGTGGGTCAAATTGTGTATGAAGCTGCTGCAAAATACCTCACTCCTGTAACTTTAGAATTGGGCGGTAAAAATCCGTGTATTGTAGATAATACTACTCCCTTAAAATTGGCTGCAAAGCGCATCGTTTGGGGAAAATTTGTAAATGCGGGTCAAACGTGTATAGCTCCAGATTATCTACTCGTAAATGAAACGGTAAAAGCTGAATTTCTAACCTATCTTAAAGATGAAATCATACGTGCCTACGGACAAAACGCACAGGAATCTCCAGATTTTCCACGTATAATAAATGAATCTAATTTTGAGCGTCTCGAAAAATTGATAGATAAAGACTGTATTGTACATGGTGGGTATGTAGATAAAACAGATTTGTTTATTGCGCCTACCGTATTAGATTTTAGTAAAATAATAAGTAATCAAGATCTTCAGGACCTGCCTAATGCGATGCAAGATGAGATTTTTGGACCTGTGTTGCCTGTAATAGGGTATTCTAATATTTCAGAGCTTAATGATTGGATTGAAAAATTTGAAAAGCCGCTGGCACTCTACATATTTTCAAAAAACAATCAATTA
Encoded here:
- a CDS encoding aldehyde dehydrogenase, whose amino-acid sequence is MISKTEFPTSVEQIEEIHKAQQLFYKTKATLSVATRREKLQLLKEVLLKYEVEICDALYADFKKPLFESQITEYILVLREVKRALDKLNTWTKPKRVRSSIVNFPSRSKIIFDPYGNTLIIAPWNYPFQLIMAPLIAAVAAGNTVTLKPSELTPNTSKLIAQLISEVFESKYVAVVQGGVEQSQKLLNLRWDYIFFTGSPKVGQIVYEAAAKYLTPVTLELGGKNPCIVDNTTPLKLAAKRIVWGKFVNAGQTCIAPDYLLVNETVKAEFLTYLKDEIIRAYGQNAQESPDFPRIINESNFERLEKLIDKDCIVHGGYVDKTDLFIAPTVLDFSKIISNQDLQDLPNAMQDEIFGPVLPVIGYSNISELNDWIEKFEKPLALYIFSKNNQLINHILTSYSFGGGALNDVVIQFTNDRLPFGGVGKSGIGAYHGYKSFETFSHKKSIVTRGTWLDIPFRYAPYLGKTKWIKKLNNWL